The genome window TTTCAAAGGGCAATTGAACTTTTGGAAGAAGTTGATTATCCAGAAGAATTAATAATAAATAGTTCGAGAGAAACTTTTGATAAATTTTTAAAGCTGAGACAAGAGTTGAGAACCAAAGAGGTAAACTCTTAATTTTGGGAGGAAAGAAGATGCAAAAAAATAGAATTTGTGAATTATTAGGAATTAAATATCCAATTATCCAGGGAGCAATGGCATGGATATCAAATGGAAATTTGGCAGGACATGTATCTAAAGCTGGAGGATTAGGTATAATTGCTGGTGGAGGAATGCCGCCAGAAGTTTTAAGACAAGAGATTAAAAAGGCAAAATCTATTACAGATAATCCTTTTGGAGTTAACTTAATGTTAATGATGGAAAGTGTTGCAGAGCAAATAGATGTTTGTATAGAAGAAGGTGTTAAAGTTGTAACAACAGGTGCAGGAAATCCAGGAATATATATGGAAAAATTAAAAGCAGCTGGAATAAAAGTTATACCAGTAGTAGCATCAGTAGCTTTAGCAAAAAGAATGGAGAGAATAGGTGCAGATGCGGTAGTTGCAGAAGGATTAGAAGCAGGAGGACATATTGGAGAAATTACAACTATGTCTTTAGCAACTCAAGTAGCTAGAGAGGTTTCAATTCCTGTTATAGTTGCAGGAGGAATTGCAAGTGGAGAGCAATTTTTAGCAGCTTTAGCTTTAGGAGGAGAGGCTATTCAAGTTGGAACGATATTTATAGTTGCTCATGAGTGTGATGTTCATGAAAATTATAAAAACTTAGTATTAAAAGCTAAGGATAGATCAACAGTTACAACAGGAAATTATACAGGACATCCTGTAAGAGTATTAAATAATAAATTTGCTAAAGCAATATTAGAATTAGAAGTAAAAGGAGCTCCGAAAGAGGAGATTGAAGATTTAGGAAAAGGAAAACTAAGATTGGCAGTTGTAGATGGAGATATAGAGAATGGAAGTGTTATGTCAGGACAAGTTGCTGGATTAGTTAAAGAAGCTTTAAGTTGCCAAGAGATTGTAGATAAATTAATGAAAGAACTAAAAGAAGAAAAAGTAAGACTAGATGAAACATTCTCAAAGATAGCTTTCTAATAGGAAAAAAACACAAGGGTGGAGAGATCTACCCTTTTTATCTAAAAAATAAGGGGAGAAAATATTATGTATAATAAAGTAATGGAGACTGTAGAGTTTTTAAATTCTAAGGTGACAAATAGACCTAAAATAGCTATAATTTTAGGATCTGGACTAGGTGGATTAGTGGAATATGTTGAAAATAAAGTTGTAATACCTTATAAAGATATACCAAATTTTCCTGTTTCAACAGTTGCAGGACATGCAGGAGAATTAGTTTTTGGTACAATAAATAATGTTGAAGTTTTAGTAATGAAAGGAAGATTTCATTACTATGAAGGGTATAATATGAAAGAAGTTACATATCCTCAATATGTGTTTAAGAAATTTGGAATAGAGACAATGATTGTAAGTAATGCAGCTGGTGGAGCAAATAGAGATTTTAAGCCAGGAACGTTAATGATAATTAATGATCATATAAACTTTTTTGGAACAAATCCATTAATTGGATCAAATGATGAAAGATTTGGACCAAGATTCCCAGATATGTCTGAAACGTATAGTAAAGCTTTAATTGAAAAAGCTAAAAATGTAGCTAGTAAACTTAATATTGAATTCGAAGAGGGAGTATACTTAGGATCTTCAGGTCCAACATATGAAACAGCGGCAGAAGTAAAAATGATGATGACAATGGGAGCATCAGCTGTTGGAATGTCTACAGTTCCAGAGTCAATAGTGGCTAATTACTTAGGGATTAAAATATTAGGAATATCTTGTATAACTAATATGGCTACAGGAATAGCTACTAAACCACATTCACATGAAGAGGTTGTAGAAATAGCAAACCAAACAGGAGAGAGATTCTGTAAATGGATTGCTGAAACAGTAAAAGAGTTGTAATAATAACTCATAGGAGGTATAAAGTATGAAAGCAGCATTTTTTGATATTGATGGAACAATTTACAGAAATTCACTATTAACAGAGCATTTTAAAAAACTTATAAAGTACGAGCTACTTGATATTAGAGAATACGAATTAAAGGTAAAGGATGCTTTTAAAAAATGGGATGAAAGAGTAGGAGATTATGATAAATATCTAGAAGAGATAACTACTACATATGTTGATGCTATAAAAGGATTATCTCTTCAATACAATGATTTTATTTCAGATCAAGTGTTAGAGTTAAAAGGAAATAGAGTATATAAATTTACAAGAGACATGATAAAATGGCATAAGGAACAAGGACATAAAGTAATTTTTATTTCTGGAAGCCCAGATTTTTTAGTTTCAAGAATGGCTAAAAAATGGGGAGCAGATGATTATTGTGGATCAATATACCATTTTGAAGATGGAAAACTTTCAGGAGATATTTCTCCAATGTGGGATTCAAAAAATAAAATGATAGCAATAAATAATTTTTGTGAAAAATATGATATTGATTTATCAGAAAGTTACGCATATGGAGATACTAATGGTGATTATAGTATGCTTAATCTTGTAGGACATCCTAGAGCTATAAATCCATCAAGAGAGTTATTATTAAAAATAAAAACAGAAGAAAATTTAAAAAATAAAACTGAAATATTTGTAGAAAGAAAAGATGTTATCTATAAAGTTTCAGCAGATGTAGAAATTTTATAAAAAAAACTTGACAATTTTACAAAAAAGTTTTATTATTAGTCCAATAATAAAAATAAATTTTTAAAAAGAGGAGGAAGT of Cetobacterium somerae ATCC BAA-474 contains these proteins:
- a CDS encoding purine-nucleoside phosphorylase; this translates as MYNKVMETVEFLNSKVTNRPKIAIILGSGLGGLVEYVENKVVIPYKDIPNFPVSTVAGHAGELVFGTINNVEVLVMKGRFHYYEGYNMKEVTYPQYVFKKFGIETMIVSNAAGGANRDFKPGTLMIINDHINFFGTNPLIGSNDERFGPRFPDMSETYSKALIEKAKNVASKLNIEFEEGVYLGSSGPTYETAAEVKMMMTMGASAVGMSTVPESIVANYLGIKILGISCITNMATGIATKPHSHEEVVEIANQTGERFCKWIAETVKEL
- a CDS encoding HAD family hydrolase, with translation MKAAFFDIDGTIYRNSLLTEHFKKLIKYELLDIREYELKVKDAFKKWDERVGDYDKYLEEITTTYVDAIKGLSLQYNDFISDQVLELKGNRVYKFTRDMIKWHKEQGHKVIFISGSPDFLVSRMAKKWGADDYCGSIYHFEDGKLSGDISPMWDSKNKMIAINNFCEKYDIDLSESYAYGDTNGDYSMLNLVGHPRAINPSRELLLKIKTEENLKNKTEIFVERKDVIYKVSADVEIL
- a CDS encoding nitronate monooxygenase — translated: MQKNRICELLGIKYPIIQGAMAWISNGNLAGHVSKAGGLGIIAGGGMPPEVLRQEIKKAKSITDNPFGVNLMLMMESVAEQIDVCIEEGVKVVTTGAGNPGIYMEKLKAAGIKVIPVVASVALAKRMERIGADAVVAEGLEAGGHIGEITTMSLATQVAREVSIPVIVAGGIASGEQFLAALALGGEAIQVGTIFIVAHECDVHENYKNLVLKAKDRSTVTTGNYTGHPVRVLNNKFAKAILELEVKGAPKEEIEDLGKGKLRLAVVDGDIENGSVMSGQVAGLVKEALSCQEIVDKLMKELKEEKVRLDETFSKIAF